From the Kogia breviceps isolate mKogBre1 chromosome 15, mKogBre1 haplotype 1, whole genome shotgun sequence genome, one window contains:
- the MBD1 gene encoding methyl-CpG-binding domain protein 1 isoform X1 yields the protein MAEDWLDCPALGPGWKRREVFRKSGATCGRSDTYYQSPTGDRIRSKVELTRYLGPACDLTLFDFKQGILCYPAPKAHSLAIPSRKRKKPSRPAKAQKRQVGLPKSEVRKEAPRDETKTDADTVPASLPAPGCCENCGISFSGDGTRRQRLKTLCKDCRAQRIAFNREQRMFKRVGCGECAACQVTEDCGACSTCLLQLPHDVASGLFCKCERRRCLRIVERVSRAGGVGPRLTCTPDPHSPGPMRHTSGPPQSRGCGVCRGCQTREDCGRCRVCLRPPRPGLRRQWRCVQRRCLRHLAHRLRRHHQRCQRRPPLAVAPPAGKHGRRRGGCDSKVAPRRRPPRTQPPPVLPPSQPPESPELHPRALAPSPPAEFIYYCVDEDELQPYTNRRQNRKCGACAACLRRMDCGHCDFCCDKPKFGGSNQKRQKCRWRQCLQFAMKRLLPSVWAGSEDGAGPPAPYPRRKRPGSARRPRLGQTPKPPLATPMAQPDRAQTPVKQEAGSGFVLPPPGTDLVFLREGASSPVQVPGPAPASTASLLQEAQCPGLSWVVALPQVKQEKADAQEDWTPGTAILTSPVLLPGCPSKAADPGLPPVKQEPPDPEEDKEEENKDDSTSDLAPEEEAGGAGTPVITEIFSLGGTRLRDTAVWLPSLQGRQSGREDGCKEWETEETLAPTSTSWKPRGWPRTHVSLSPPPTSVMWVSCRRSWCPSSQS from the exons ATGGCTGAGGACTGGCTGGACTGCCCggccctgggccctggctggAAGCGCCGTGAGGTCTTTCGCAAGTCAGGTGCCACATGTGGACGCTCAGACACCTATTACCAGAG ccccacaggaGACAGGATCCGAAGCAAAGTTGAACTGACCCGATACCTGGGCCCTGCGTGCGATCTCACCCTCTTCGACTTCAAACAAGGCATCCTGTGCTATCCAGCTCCCAAG GCCCATTCCTTGGCCATCCCCAGCAGGAAGCGGAAGAAGCCTTCGAGGCCAGCCAAGGCTCAGAAACGTCAGGTTGGACTTCCGAAGAGTGAAGTCAGGAAGGAGGCCCCAAGGGATGAAACCAAGACTGATGCGGACACAGTCCCAGCCTCACTTCCTGCGCCTGG GTGCTGTGAGAACTGTGGAATCAGCTTTTCAGGGGATGGAACCCGACGGCAGCGTCTCAAGACTCTGTGCAAGGACTGCCGAG cACAGAGAATTGCTTTCAACCGGGAGCAGAGGATGTTTAAG CGTGTGGGCTGCGGGGAGTGTGCGGCCTGCCAGGTAACAGAAGACTGTGGGGCCTGCTCCACCTGCCTTCTGCAGTTGCCCCATGATGTGGCCTCGGGGCTGTTCTGCAAGTGTGAGCGAAGACGGTGCCTCCGGATTGTGGAAAGGGTGAGTCGGGCAGGTGGGGTGGGCCCGAGGCTCACCTGCACTCCTGACCCTCATAGCCCTGGCCCCATGCGTCACACCTCCGGCCCCCCACAGAGCCGAGGGTGTGGAGTGTGCCGGGGCTGTCAGACCCGAGAGGACTGTGGCCGTTGTCGAGTCTGCCTTCGCCCTCCCCGCCCTGGTCTCAGGCGCCAGTGGAGGTGCGTCCAGCGGCGTTGCCTGCGG CACCTTGCACACCGCCTCCGCCGCCACCATCAGCGATGTCAACGACGCCCTCCCCTAGCTGTGGCTCCCCCTGCT GGTAAACACGGCCGCCGCAGGGGAGGCTGTGACTCCAAGGTGGCTCCCCGGCGGCGCCCTCCCCGAACCCAGCCCCCGCCTGTACTTCCGCCCTCGCAGCCTCCAGAGTCTCCAGAGCTG CACCCCAGAGCCCTGGCCCCCTCGCCACCTGCTGAATTCATCTATTACTGTGTAGACGAGGACGAGCTA CAGCCTTACACGAACCGTCGGCAGAACCGCAAGTGTggggcctgtgcagcctgccTGCGGCGGATGGACTGTGGCCACTGCGACTTCTGCTGTGATAAGCCCAAATTCGGGGGCAGCAACCAGAAGCGCCAGAAGTGTCGTTGGCGCCAGTGCCTGCAGTTTGCTATG AAGCGGCTGCTGCCAAGTGTCTGGGCAGGGTCCGAGGATGGCGCCGGGCCACCCGCACCTTACCCGCGTCGAAAGAGGCCTGGCTCTGCTCGAAGGCCCCGTCTGGGTCAGACCCCGAAGCCTCCCTTGGCCACGCCCATGGCCCAGCCAGACCGTGCCCAGACTCCAGTGAAGCAGGAAGCAGGCAGTGGCTTTGTGCTGCCCCCACCTGGCACCGACCTCGTGTTCTTACGGGAGGGTGCAAGCAGTCCCGTGCAGGTGCCTGGCCCAGCTCCAGCCTCCACAGCATCTCTGTTACAG GAGGCCCAGTGCCCTGGCCTGAGTTGGGTCGTGGCCTTACCCCAGGTGAAGCAAGAGAAGGCGGATGCCCAGGAAGACTGGACACCGGGCACAGCCATCCTGACTTCTCCTGTATTGCTGCCTGGCTGCCCCAGCAAG GCAGCAGACCCAGGCCTGCCACCTGTGAAGCAAGAGCCACCTGACCCTGAGGAGGACAAGGAGGAGGAGAACAAGGATGACTCCACCTCTGACTTGGCCCcagaggaggaggcaggaggggctggCACGCCCGTG ATCACGGAGATTTTCAGCCTGGGTGGAACCCGCCTCCGGGACACAGCAGTCTGGTTGCCAAG TCTGCAGGGCAGGCAGTCGGGAAGGGAAGATGGATGTAAAGAGTGGGAGACCGAGGAGACACTGGCGCCCACGAGCACGAGCTGGAAACCACGCGGATGGCCCAGGACCCATGTCAGCCTCTCACCACCTCCAACTTCGGTGATGTGGGTTTCCTGCAGAAGAAGCTGGTGCCCTTCATCACAGAGTTAA
- the MBD1 gene encoding methyl-CpG-binding domain protein 1 isoform X23, translated as MAEDWLDCPALGPGWKRREVFRKSGATCGRSDTYYQSPTGDRIRSKVELTRYLGPACDLTLFDFKQGILCYPAPKAHSLAIPSRKRKKPSRPAKAQKRQVGLPKSEVRKEAPRDETKTDADTVPASLPAPGCCENCGISFSGDGTRRQRLKTLCKDCRAQRIAFNREQRMFKRVGCGECAACQVTEDCGACSTCLLQLPHDVASGLFCKCERRRCLRIVERSRGCGVCRGCQTREDCGRCRVCLRPPRPGLRRQWRCVQRRCLRHLAHRLRRHHQRCQRRPPLAVAPPAGKHGRRRGGCDSKVAPRRRPPRTQPPPVLPPSQPPESPELHPRALAPSPPAEFIYYCVDEDELPYTNRRQNRKCGACAACLRRMDCGHCDFCCDKPKFGGSNQKRQKCRWRQCLQFAMKRLLPSVWAGSEDGAGPPAPYPRRKRPGSARRPRLGQTPKPPLATPMAQPDRAQTPVKQEAGSGFVLPPPGTDLVFLREGASSPVQVPGPAPASTASLLQAADPGLPPVKQEPPDPEEDKEEENKDDSTSDLAPEEEAGGAGTPVITEIFSLGGTRLRDTAVWLPRAGSREGKMDVKSGRPRRHWRPRARAGNHADGPGPMSASHHLQLR; from the exons ATGGCTGAGGACTGGCTGGACTGCCCggccctgggccctggctggAAGCGCCGTGAGGTCTTTCGCAAGTCAGGTGCCACATGTGGACGCTCAGACACCTATTACCAGAG ccccacaggaGACAGGATCCGAAGCAAAGTTGAACTGACCCGATACCTGGGCCCTGCGTGCGATCTCACCCTCTTCGACTTCAAACAAGGCATCCTGTGCTATCCAGCTCCCAAG GCCCATTCCTTGGCCATCCCCAGCAGGAAGCGGAAGAAGCCTTCGAGGCCAGCCAAGGCTCAGAAACGTCAGGTTGGACTTCCGAAGAGTGAAGTCAGGAAGGAGGCCCCAAGGGATGAAACCAAGACTGATGCGGACACAGTCCCAGCCTCACTTCCTGCGCCTGG GTGCTGTGAGAACTGTGGAATCAGCTTTTCAGGGGATGGAACCCGACGGCAGCGTCTCAAGACTCTGTGCAAGGACTGCCGAG cACAGAGAATTGCTTTCAACCGGGAGCAGAGGATGTTTAAG CGTGTGGGCTGCGGGGAGTGTGCGGCCTGCCAGGTAACAGAAGACTGTGGGGCCTGCTCCACCTGCCTTCTGCAGTTGCCCCATGATGTGGCCTCGGGGCTGTTCTGCAAGTGTGAGCGAAGACGGTGCCTCCGGATTGTGGAAAGG AGCCGAGGGTGTGGAGTGTGCCGGGGCTGTCAGACCCGAGAGGACTGTGGCCGTTGTCGAGTCTGCCTTCGCCCTCCCCGCCCTGGTCTCAGGCGCCAGTGGAGGTGCGTCCAGCGGCGTTGCCTGCGG CACCTTGCACACCGCCTCCGCCGCCACCATCAGCGATGTCAACGACGCCCTCCCCTAGCTGTGGCTCCCCCTGCT GGTAAACACGGCCGCCGCAGGGGAGGCTGTGACTCCAAGGTGGCTCCCCGGCGGCGCCCTCCCCGAACCCAGCCCCCGCCTGTACTTCCGCCCTCGCAGCCTCCAGAGTCTCCAGAGCTG CACCCCAGAGCCCTGGCCCCCTCGCCACCTGCTGAATTCATCTATTACTGTGTAGACGAGGACGAGCTA CCTTACACGAACCGTCGGCAGAACCGCAAGTGTggggcctgtgcagcctgccTGCGGCGGATGGACTGTGGCCACTGCGACTTCTGCTGTGATAAGCCCAAATTCGGGGGCAGCAACCAGAAGCGCCAGAAGTGTCGTTGGCGCCAGTGCCTGCAGTTTGCTATG AAGCGGCTGCTGCCAAGTGTCTGGGCAGGGTCCGAGGATGGCGCCGGGCCACCCGCACCTTACCCGCGTCGAAAGAGGCCTGGCTCTGCTCGAAGGCCCCGTCTGGGTCAGACCCCGAAGCCTCCCTTGGCCACGCCCATGGCCCAGCCAGACCGTGCCCAGACTCCAGTGAAGCAGGAAGCAGGCAGTGGCTTTGTGCTGCCCCCACCTGGCACCGACCTCGTGTTCTTACGGGAGGGTGCAAGCAGTCCCGTGCAGGTGCCTGGCCCAGCTCCAGCCTCCACAGCATCTCTGTTACAG GCAGCAGACCCAGGCCTGCCACCTGTGAAGCAAGAGCCACCTGACCCTGAGGAGGACAAGGAGGAGGAGAACAAGGATGACTCCACCTCTGACTTGGCCCcagaggaggaggcaggaggggctggCACGCCCGTG ATCACGGAGATTTTCAGCCTGGGTGGAACCCGCCTCCGGGACACAGCAGTCTGGTTGCCAAG GGCAGGCAGTCGGGAAGGGAAGATGGATGTAAAGAGTGGGAGACCGAGGAGACACTGGCGCCCACGAGCACGAGCTGGAAACCACGCGGATGGCCCAGGACCCATGTCAGCCTCTCACCACCTCCAACTTCGGTGA
- the MBD1 gene encoding methyl-CpG-binding domain protein 1 isoform X5 yields the protein MAEDWLDCPALGPGWKRREVFRKSGATCGRSDTYYQSPTGDRIRSKVELTRYLGPACDLTLFDFKQGILCYPAPKAHSLAIPSRKRKKPSRPAKAQKRQVGLPKSEVRKEAPRDETKTDADTVPASLPAPGCCENCGISFSGDGTRRQRLKTLCKDCRAQRIAFNREQRMFKRVGCGECAACQVTEDCGACSTCLLQLPHDVASGLFCKCERRRCLRIVERSRGCGVCRGCQTREDCGRCRVCLRPPRPGLRRQWRCVQRRCLRHLAHRLRRHHQRCQRRPPLAVAPPAGKHGRRRGGCDSKVAPRRRPPRTQPPPVLPPSQPPESPELHPRALAPSPPAEFIYYCVDEDELPYTNRRQNRKCGACAACLRRMDCGHCDFCCDKPKFGGSNQKRQKCRWRQCLQFAMKRLLPSVWAGSEDGAGPPAPYPRRKRPGSARRPRLGQTPKPPLATPMAQPDRAQTPVKQEAGSGFVLPPPGTDLVFLREGASSPVQVPGPAPASTASLLQEAQCPGLSWVVALPQVKQEKADAQEDWTPGTAILTSPVLLPGCPSKAADPGLPPVKQEPPDPEEDKEEENKDDSTSDLAPEEEAGGAGTPVITEIFSLGGTRLRDTAVWLPRAGSREGKMDVKSGRPRRHWRPRARAGNHADGPGPMSASHHLQLR from the exons ATGGCTGAGGACTGGCTGGACTGCCCggccctgggccctggctggAAGCGCCGTGAGGTCTTTCGCAAGTCAGGTGCCACATGTGGACGCTCAGACACCTATTACCAGAG ccccacaggaGACAGGATCCGAAGCAAAGTTGAACTGACCCGATACCTGGGCCCTGCGTGCGATCTCACCCTCTTCGACTTCAAACAAGGCATCCTGTGCTATCCAGCTCCCAAG GCCCATTCCTTGGCCATCCCCAGCAGGAAGCGGAAGAAGCCTTCGAGGCCAGCCAAGGCTCAGAAACGTCAGGTTGGACTTCCGAAGAGTGAAGTCAGGAAGGAGGCCCCAAGGGATGAAACCAAGACTGATGCGGACACAGTCCCAGCCTCACTTCCTGCGCCTGG GTGCTGTGAGAACTGTGGAATCAGCTTTTCAGGGGATGGAACCCGACGGCAGCGTCTCAAGACTCTGTGCAAGGACTGCCGAG cACAGAGAATTGCTTTCAACCGGGAGCAGAGGATGTTTAAG CGTGTGGGCTGCGGGGAGTGTGCGGCCTGCCAGGTAACAGAAGACTGTGGGGCCTGCTCCACCTGCCTTCTGCAGTTGCCCCATGATGTGGCCTCGGGGCTGTTCTGCAAGTGTGAGCGAAGACGGTGCCTCCGGATTGTGGAAAGG AGCCGAGGGTGTGGAGTGTGCCGGGGCTGTCAGACCCGAGAGGACTGTGGCCGTTGTCGAGTCTGCCTTCGCCCTCCCCGCCCTGGTCTCAGGCGCCAGTGGAGGTGCGTCCAGCGGCGTTGCCTGCGG CACCTTGCACACCGCCTCCGCCGCCACCATCAGCGATGTCAACGACGCCCTCCCCTAGCTGTGGCTCCCCCTGCT GGTAAACACGGCCGCCGCAGGGGAGGCTGTGACTCCAAGGTGGCTCCCCGGCGGCGCCCTCCCCGAACCCAGCCCCCGCCTGTACTTCCGCCCTCGCAGCCTCCAGAGTCTCCAGAGCTG CACCCCAGAGCCCTGGCCCCCTCGCCACCTGCTGAATTCATCTATTACTGTGTAGACGAGGACGAGCTA CCTTACACGAACCGTCGGCAGAACCGCAAGTGTggggcctgtgcagcctgccTGCGGCGGATGGACTGTGGCCACTGCGACTTCTGCTGTGATAAGCCCAAATTCGGGGGCAGCAACCAGAAGCGCCAGAAGTGTCGTTGGCGCCAGTGCCTGCAGTTTGCTATG AAGCGGCTGCTGCCAAGTGTCTGGGCAGGGTCCGAGGATGGCGCCGGGCCACCCGCACCTTACCCGCGTCGAAAGAGGCCTGGCTCTGCTCGAAGGCCCCGTCTGGGTCAGACCCCGAAGCCTCCCTTGGCCACGCCCATGGCCCAGCCAGACCGTGCCCAGACTCCAGTGAAGCAGGAAGCAGGCAGTGGCTTTGTGCTGCCCCCACCTGGCACCGACCTCGTGTTCTTACGGGAGGGTGCAAGCAGTCCCGTGCAGGTGCCTGGCCCAGCTCCAGCCTCCACAGCATCTCTGTTACAG GAGGCCCAGTGCCCTGGCCTGAGTTGGGTCGTGGCCTTACCCCAGGTGAAGCAAGAGAAGGCGGATGCCCAGGAAGACTGGACACCGGGCACAGCCATCCTGACTTCTCCTGTATTGCTGCCTGGCTGCCCCAGCAAG GCAGCAGACCCAGGCCTGCCACCTGTGAAGCAAGAGCCACCTGACCCTGAGGAGGACAAGGAGGAGGAGAACAAGGATGACTCCACCTCTGACTTGGCCCcagaggaggaggcaggaggggctggCACGCCCGTG ATCACGGAGATTTTCAGCCTGGGTGGAACCCGCCTCCGGGACACAGCAGTCTGGTTGCCAAG GGCAGGCAGTCGGGAAGGGAAGATGGATGTAAAGAGTGGGAGACCGAGGAGACACTGGCGCCCACGAGCACGAGCTGGAAACCACGCGGATGGCCCAGGACCCATGTCAGCCTCTCACCACCTCCAACTTCGGTGA
- the MBD1 gene encoding methyl-CpG-binding domain protein 1 isoform X30, with protein MAEDWLDCPALGPGWKRREVFRKSGATCGRSDTYYQSPTGDRIRSKVELTRYLGPACDLTLFDFKQGILCYPAPKAHSLAIPSRKRKKPSRPAKAQKRQVGLPKSEVRKEAPRDETKTDADTVPASLPAPGCCENCGISFSGDGTRRQRLKTLCKDCRAQRIAFNREQRMFKRVGCGECAACQVTEDCGACSTCLLQLPHDVASGLFCKCERRRCLRIVERSRGCGVCRGCQTREDCGRCRVCLRPPRPGLRRQWRCVQRRCLRGKHGRRRGGCDSKVAPRRRPPRTQPPPVLPPSQPPESPELHPRALAPSPPAEFIYYCVDEDELPYTNRRQNRKCGACAACLRRMDCGHCDFCCDKPKFGGSNQKRQKCRWRQCLQFAMKRLLPSVWAGSEDGAGPPAPYPRRKRPGSARRPRLGQTPKPPLATPMAQPDRAQTPVKQEAGSGFVLPPPGTDLVFLREGASSPVQVPGPAPASTASLLQEAQCPGLSWVVALPQVKQEKADAQEDWTPGTAILTSPVLLPGCPSKAADPGLPPVKQEPPDPEEDKEEENKDDSTSDLAPEEEAGGAGTPVITEIFSLGGTRLRDTAVWLPRSKDLKKPGARKQ; from the exons ATGGCTGAGGACTGGCTGGACTGCCCggccctgggccctggctggAAGCGCCGTGAGGTCTTTCGCAAGTCAGGTGCCACATGTGGACGCTCAGACACCTATTACCAGAG ccccacaggaGACAGGATCCGAAGCAAAGTTGAACTGACCCGATACCTGGGCCCTGCGTGCGATCTCACCCTCTTCGACTTCAAACAAGGCATCCTGTGCTATCCAGCTCCCAAG GCCCATTCCTTGGCCATCCCCAGCAGGAAGCGGAAGAAGCCTTCGAGGCCAGCCAAGGCTCAGAAACGTCAGGTTGGACTTCCGAAGAGTGAAGTCAGGAAGGAGGCCCCAAGGGATGAAACCAAGACTGATGCGGACACAGTCCCAGCCTCACTTCCTGCGCCTGG GTGCTGTGAGAACTGTGGAATCAGCTTTTCAGGGGATGGAACCCGACGGCAGCGTCTCAAGACTCTGTGCAAGGACTGCCGAG cACAGAGAATTGCTTTCAACCGGGAGCAGAGGATGTTTAAG CGTGTGGGCTGCGGGGAGTGTGCGGCCTGCCAGGTAACAGAAGACTGTGGGGCCTGCTCCACCTGCCTTCTGCAGTTGCCCCATGATGTGGCCTCGGGGCTGTTCTGCAAGTGTGAGCGAAGACGGTGCCTCCGGATTGTGGAAAGG AGCCGAGGGTGTGGAGTGTGCCGGGGCTGTCAGACCCGAGAGGACTGTGGCCGTTGTCGAGTCTGCCTTCGCCCTCCCCGCCCTGGTCTCAGGCGCCAGTGGAGGTGCGTCCAGCGGCGTTGCCTGCGG GGTAAACACGGCCGCCGCAGGGGAGGCTGTGACTCCAAGGTGGCTCCCCGGCGGCGCCCTCCCCGAACCCAGCCCCCGCCTGTACTTCCGCCCTCGCAGCCTCCAGAGTCTCCAGAGCTG CACCCCAGAGCCCTGGCCCCCTCGCCACCTGCTGAATTCATCTATTACTGTGTAGACGAGGACGAGCTA CCTTACACGAACCGTCGGCAGAACCGCAAGTGTggggcctgtgcagcctgccTGCGGCGGATGGACTGTGGCCACTGCGACTTCTGCTGTGATAAGCCCAAATTCGGGGGCAGCAACCAGAAGCGCCAGAAGTGTCGTTGGCGCCAGTGCCTGCAGTTTGCTATG AAGCGGCTGCTGCCAAGTGTCTGGGCAGGGTCCGAGGATGGCGCCGGGCCACCCGCACCTTACCCGCGTCGAAAGAGGCCTGGCTCTGCTCGAAGGCCCCGTCTGGGTCAGACCCCGAAGCCTCCCTTGGCCACGCCCATGGCCCAGCCAGACCGTGCCCAGACTCCAGTGAAGCAGGAAGCAGGCAGTGGCTTTGTGCTGCCCCCACCTGGCACCGACCTCGTGTTCTTACGGGAGGGTGCAAGCAGTCCCGTGCAGGTGCCTGGCCCAGCTCCAGCCTCCACAGCATCTCTGTTACAG GAGGCCCAGTGCCCTGGCCTGAGTTGGGTCGTGGCCTTACCCCAGGTGAAGCAAGAGAAGGCGGATGCCCAGGAAGACTGGACACCGGGCACAGCCATCCTGACTTCTCCTGTATTGCTGCCTGGCTGCCCCAGCAAG GCAGCAGACCCAGGCCTGCCACCTGTGAAGCAAGAGCCACCTGACCCTGAGGAGGACAAGGAGGAGGAGAACAAGGATGACTCCACCTCTGACTTGGCCCcagaggaggaggcaggaggggctggCACGCCCGTG ATCACGGAGATTTTCAGCCTGGGTGGAACCCGCCTCCGGGACACAGCAGTCTGGTTGCCAAG GTCCAAGGACCTTAAAAAACCTGGAGCTAGAAAGCAGTAG
- the MBD1 gene encoding methyl-CpG-binding domain protein 1 isoform X9: protein MAEDWLDCPALGPGWKRREVFRKSGATCGRSDTYYQSPTGDRIRSKVELTRYLGPACDLTLFDFKQGILCYPAPKAHSLAIPSRKRKKPSRPAKAQKRQVGLPKSEVRKEAPRDETKTDADTVPASLPAPGCCENCGISFSGDGTRRQRLKTLCKDCRAQRIAFNREQRMFKLPHDVASGLFCKCERRRCLRIVERSRGCGVCRGCQTREDCGRCRVCLRPPRPGLRRQWRCVQRRCLRHLAHRLRRHHQRCQRRPPLAVAPPAGKHGRRRGGCDSKVAPRRRPPRTQPPPVLPPSQPPESPELHPRALAPSPPAEFIYYCVDEDELQPYTNRRQNRKCGACAACLRRMDCGHCDFCCDKPKFGGSNQKRQKCRWRQCLQFAMKRLLPSVWAGSEDGAGPPAPYPRRKRPGSARRPRLGQTPKPPLATPMAQPDRAQTPVKQEAGSGFVLPPPGTDLVFLREGASSPVQVPGPAPASTASLLQEAQCPGLSWVVALPQVKQEKADAQEDWTPGTAILTSPVLLPGCPSKAADPGLPPVKQEPPDPEEDKEEENKDDSTSDLAPEEEAGGAGTPVITEIFSLGGTRLRDTAVWLPSLQGRQSGREDGCKEWETEETLAPTSTSWKPRGWPRTHVSLSPPPTSVMWVSCRRSWCPSSQS, encoded by the exons ATGGCTGAGGACTGGCTGGACTGCCCggccctgggccctggctggAAGCGCCGTGAGGTCTTTCGCAAGTCAGGTGCCACATGTGGACGCTCAGACACCTATTACCAGAG ccccacaggaGACAGGATCCGAAGCAAAGTTGAACTGACCCGATACCTGGGCCCTGCGTGCGATCTCACCCTCTTCGACTTCAAACAAGGCATCCTGTGCTATCCAGCTCCCAAG GCCCATTCCTTGGCCATCCCCAGCAGGAAGCGGAAGAAGCCTTCGAGGCCAGCCAAGGCTCAGAAACGTCAGGTTGGACTTCCGAAGAGTGAAGTCAGGAAGGAGGCCCCAAGGGATGAAACCAAGACTGATGCGGACACAGTCCCAGCCTCACTTCCTGCGCCTGG GTGCTGTGAGAACTGTGGAATCAGCTTTTCAGGGGATGGAACCCGACGGCAGCGTCTCAAGACTCTGTGCAAGGACTGCCGAG cACAGAGAATTGCTTTCAACCGGGAGCAGAGGATGTTTAAG TTGCCCCATGATGTGGCCTCGGGGCTGTTCTGCAAGTGTGAGCGAAGACGGTGCCTCCGGATTGTGGAAAGG AGCCGAGGGTGTGGAGTGTGCCGGGGCTGTCAGACCCGAGAGGACTGTGGCCGTTGTCGAGTCTGCCTTCGCCCTCCCCGCCCTGGTCTCAGGCGCCAGTGGAGGTGCGTCCAGCGGCGTTGCCTGCGG CACCTTGCACACCGCCTCCGCCGCCACCATCAGCGATGTCAACGACGCCCTCCCCTAGCTGTGGCTCCCCCTGCT GGTAAACACGGCCGCCGCAGGGGAGGCTGTGACTCCAAGGTGGCTCCCCGGCGGCGCCCTCCCCGAACCCAGCCCCCGCCTGTACTTCCGCCCTCGCAGCCTCCAGAGTCTCCAGAGCTG CACCCCAGAGCCCTGGCCCCCTCGCCACCTGCTGAATTCATCTATTACTGTGTAGACGAGGACGAGCTA CAGCCTTACACGAACCGTCGGCAGAACCGCAAGTGTggggcctgtgcagcctgccTGCGGCGGATGGACTGTGGCCACTGCGACTTCTGCTGTGATAAGCCCAAATTCGGGGGCAGCAACCAGAAGCGCCAGAAGTGTCGTTGGCGCCAGTGCCTGCAGTTTGCTATG AAGCGGCTGCTGCCAAGTGTCTGGGCAGGGTCCGAGGATGGCGCCGGGCCACCCGCACCTTACCCGCGTCGAAAGAGGCCTGGCTCTGCTCGAAGGCCCCGTCTGGGTCAGACCCCGAAGCCTCCCTTGGCCACGCCCATGGCCCAGCCAGACCGTGCCCAGACTCCAGTGAAGCAGGAAGCAGGCAGTGGCTTTGTGCTGCCCCCACCTGGCACCGACCTCGTGTTCTTACGGGAGGGTGCAAGCAGTCCCGTGCAGGTGCCTGGCCCAGCTCCAGCCTCCACAGCATCTCTGTTACAG GAGGCCCAGTGCCCTGGCCTGAGTTGGGTCGTGGCCTTACCCCAGGTGAAGCAAGAGAAGGCGGATGCCCAGGAAGACTGGACACCGGGCACAGCCATCCTGACTTCTCCTGTATTGCTGCCTGGCTGCCCCAGCAAG GCAGCAGACCCAGGCCTGCCACCTGTGAAGCAAGAGCCACCTGACCCTGAGGAGGACAAGGAGGAGGAGAACAAGGATGACTCCACCTCTGACTTGGCCCcagaggaggaggcaggaggggctggCACGCCCGTG ATCACGGAGATTTTCAGCCTGGGTGGAACCCGCCTCCGGGACACAGCAGTCTGGTTGCCAAG TCTGCAGGGCAGGCAGTCGGGAAGGGAAGATGGATGTAAAGAGTGGGAGACCGAGGAGACACTGGCGCCCACGAGCACGAGCTGGAAACCACGCGGATGGCCCAGGACCCATGTCAGCCTCTCACCACCTCCAACTTCGGTGATGTGGGTTTCCTGCAGAAGAAGCTGGTGCCCTTCATCACAGAGTTAA